Part of the Caldivirga sp. genome is shown below.
TTGGTACCTTCAATCCCCTTCTAATGTAGATTAGCATACTGAACAGTACTATTGCTATACCGGCCGCGGCCGTTAAGTCTCCAATCATCCTTAACCAAATGAATTCATCGACAAGGGGTATTTGCCAAAATCCGGGATTACCTGATGGTGTCTCCAAGGTCTTCATGAACCAGTAACCGTACTTGAGCTCATACTCAAATTGAAGTACCCCAAGGGGTAATAGTGATAGAAGCGCCTGCAGATAAAAACCAACACCGTACAGTACCGCTGCCCACCTCATGTATCTGAGCAACCTATCGCTGAATGCACCACTTAGGTAGTATGCCACTATCCACATCAGTATACTTGGGAGGCCATAAGCCAGTGGGAAGGCTAAATGGGCATGTGCCATGGTTGTTTGGGCATCATGCAGGAAGTAGTTAAGTAGAGGTAGGTTAATTAATCCAGCGCCAAAGGCAACAACCCCGATACCGCCACCTATTCCCGCTACGAGGGCGTATGTTAATAAAGTCTTCTGAAACTCAGTCTTTACCTCTCCCCTACGCCATAGCAGTATTACGTATATTATTACGAAACCTAGCGGTATCGCCTCCAGTGTACTTATTATGGCGCCAACGTACATCCAGAATGTTGGTAAACCATTGAAGTAGTAATGGTGTGCAGTACCAATCATGCCGGTCACTATTTCTAAGGTAGCATCCATGCCGCTGACCACTACACCCAGTTTAGGTGGTATTAAGCCAGCTATTACAAGTAGAACAACAATGACAGTGACCACTATGGGCGGCCAGAAACCTTCAACAAAAGCGTGTATAGTCATCCACCTAAAGTACTCATCAACCTGGAAGTCAGGCCACGGTTGAATTATTGGTAAAGCACCTATGAAAGCACCAGCAGCCGTGCCTGCAATGGCTATTGATAGTATTTTAGCGAATGGCTTCAACACTTCAGGTGCGGTTCTAGAGGCTTTATTCCATAGGTACGATACGTAGCCAAGTATCGCAGTTAATAATATAAGCCATAATGTGCCCTGTGTCACCACATCCCTACCTTGAGCACCTATTATGAACCACCATGGTGATGGGATTAATTGAAGATAACTTAACCAAATACCAAATAGCGTACCAAGCGACACAGCAACACCAATAACCATAATAGTTAACACTTGCCTCTTCGTAATATTTAATCCAAAGTATGGAAATACAAATAGAGAGAAGGCAATCCAAGTAATGGCTATCCACAATACGGCCAATGTATAGTGTAGAGCCCTTGATATGTTAAACGGCAGGATAGGTGTTAGGTTAATACCGTAGAGAGATGTATCTGCGTATAGATGCATTGTGTAGGCACCGAGCAATCCCTGAACACCAAGTGCTACGCCAGCCAGTAGGAATGCTAATAATGCAAGCCTCTGGGTATTATCCGGTGGTGGTAGCTGTATGTTAAGTCTTGGCTCATGCCAGTAATCCATGAGCTTAATAACCACGTAACCAGCCATGGGCATCACAATAAGCATTATTGTGAATAACGTGATCCATGACGCATACGTGACATTACTAGTGGATTCAAGCAGTCCAGGCATGTATGGGAAACCGTTTGTGTAACCCTGCATTGCAATTAATGCACTCCACGTGAAATATGCAGCGAGTTCCCTAATATCCGTAATATTAGTGATTAGGTTAGGCTTTAGCCTAAATTCCTCAGAGGCTGGTCCCAACAGCCAGGAATAGAATTTAACTACATTATAGAAGCCTTGGGCAAATTCATCACTAACAACAATAACATCACCATTTGTTATTGGATCAACTTTTAATGGCATTAATTCCTGCTTAATGATAGACATTGCAGTGGCGTTACCCTGAGGTACTGTATCAAAGCCCAATGAATGGGCTGCAGTGTCTTCAAGGATCCTCATGGTGTATGATGTGAAGTCTATGCCGAAGTAACTACCCATACCCAATATCGAACCATAGTCCATTAGCCCATACTTCTGAAACAGATACTTACCTTTAATGACATCTTGACTAGTGAATAAGACAGTGCCACTTTGAGTAACTACCTTAGCCGGTATTGGAGGCAAGTGAGTAAACGTGTAGTAGGCCATGATTCCATAAACTACGTAAACAAATACCGTAACACCCAACACCACAATAGGCCAAATTGATTTACCATTCATGCGGGTCACTGAGTTATTTACATAAGCAGCCATAGTTAAGCGCGTAATCTAAAGTTTTAGATGATTAACATGCAAATACCATGGTTTACTCACCCGGTAGCGTTAACGCCTTAGGCATTAGGCTTAGGGTAATTAATGTGAGTCATTCCTTTTAACTATGATTTAACTCATCATTATTAGTTTTGATACTACTGGATAAGTGCTTGAAGTAAATTTCAAGCACTTTTTAATGCTCTTCCTTAGTAATATACTCAGTGTTGCTGGGGTAATGTTAAGTTCCTTAGCTAAATCGCTGATACTTACACGTCTCTTACCGTTAAATAACCCTCTACGATAGGCTAATTGAAGTACCTCAAGTTGTCTCCTGGTTAAGTTAGTTAACTTAACATTCTCAACCATCATAATTTTAGCATTAACCCCGTTACGGGTGAACTCCCTCATCACGCTCCTTAAATAACCTCTTGATGGTAACAATACCTCATACACCACTACATTATCATTAAGTGGACTACCTTCATTAACAAGTGCTCCACTGTTACCCAACACTCTGCATGATGAGCAGACCGGAGCTTTAATCCACATTAGGTCTTCATTAATCCTAGTAACCTTCAATCTAGCATCTCTCAGTGCATTAATGTGATCATCAGTGAGCATTCTATTTATGCTTACTAAATGTGTTGCCTCATCACCGTTTATGTTGATTCTTATTATATTGAAATCAATATTGAGATTGCTTAGTGTATTCTGAACCACGCAATCATTTCGATAAGCTTTAATCAGTACCCTAATCATTTGCTTAATACCTCAAGCAATCACTATAAAAACTTTAATATTTCAACCTAAGTTCATTTATTACCTTGATCCACTCGTCATGATGCGCACCAACCTCAATGTCTTCAATGCCTCTGCTACTGTTAATGTTGCCTAAATCCATGGCTTGTGGAAATAAGATCCTGTCCTCCTTCTCCATATGTTGATTAAGGTGATCCATCATGAGTCTCAGGTAGTTTATTAACGTGCCTTCTACTGAAGTATCACCTTCACTTAGCTTACTCAACAGTTCTTTATTTAACCTTGTTAAGTTAAATACCTAAAGATACCATGATCCATAACCATTATGCTCACTGGGCTGTTTTCAAAGGGATATAGCCCCATGTTTATTGCAGGGAATAGTATCTCTTCCTCCTTAACATGGTGACATCCATCAACAAACTGTTCGTAGAAATCAAGTAGCTTACCCACATCATGCGTATTTAACTTCCCACTATTCAACATCCTATCCAGTATGCCAAGTGATGCCCTAATCACCTCATGGTTGTTCATCAGGTTGTTGACCAATTCCTCAACGTTAGTGTTAGCCATAGTTAGGCTACAAATATACCTTAAAATTAATGTTACTTAAGTTACCTAGCCCATTAATCCTTCAAGATGGGTATCTTTGATCAATCCCTTCTCCCTTTAAGGGGGTTCCTATCCTTAGTTGTGTTACCATTGGTCACTGGGTGGGTAATTGGGTGGATGGTGGTGTCCTCTCATTGAGTGAATATAACTATCAGTGAGTTTTCCCATAAATTATCAGATGAGGGCAAGTATGTTAAAATGAGTTCTATATCTTAACTACTAGTGAAGTTTATCTCGGCTAAGTTCTCTTGCTAGCCTTACTATTGATTCTATGTCTGGTAAATCCCTTTTGACTTGGTCTGGCCTTAGTCTTGCCTCGTGGAATCCTTCCACATGTAGGATCCATACCCTACCCCACCACCATCTTAACTCTCTCTTACCAATCTTATCTGATGCTGAATCTACCGCATCAAATAGTAGCTGAGTAGTCCACCTATTAATCTCACCAGCTCTCCTGGCTTCTTCAAGATTTAGAGCTACCGCAATGGCTTTCACAGCCTCCTCAGCAGCCTTATATAGCTTCTCACTGGCTTGAACCGGATCCTTATTTACTAACTCCTTGCCCTCATTCAGAAACCTCTCAGCCAACTCAAGATGAGCACTAGTGACTGTAGGTGGATCCAGGTTGAGAACCTTGGCTAAAACATCAATAATATCAATACCCCGTTTCTCTAGTTCAATTGATAGTGACCTTGGGATCTCCACAACATAGTTAGTGAAGGGGCGAAATATAAAGTATTGCAACTAGGTGAATTAAGTTGATAAAGATAAGGAAACTTAACTTGGATAATGGTCTCCATCTACTTCATTCCATTACACAATGTGCTTAAAGTCTTGTTCTTTGAAATTGGAAGTACTTGGTTCGCAGGTTCCTAAACCAAGCCTATTTAAGCTATAGGAGGCTCAAGTACCCAAGGTGTGTAATGAGCAGTTCACGTGCTGAAGTCTGGGTACAGTTATAAAGCCTATTAGTGTGTACTGACTAAATGGTGAATGAATCCTGCGTGGTTGCTAGGATTAGGGATTACGCGATTGCGAGTAATGAGGTAGTTAATGGTAGGGTTTTTGAGGTTGTTAAGAAGATTGCCGTTAACCTACTTAATGAGTGGAACCCGGAAAGGGGGGATTTCATGATACTTAAGGATGATAGGGTTATTCAAATAAAGTTACCGTTACCATCACCTGAACTTTACGATAGATTACGGAACTATAACATTAGGAGGAGTGGTGACTCGGCTGAGGCAACAATACCAGTCTATGAGATAATATACTCCAGTGATTGGGTTGGGGAAGGATTTAAGGCTGAGGAGGCAGTCTTAGTCTTCCCATTCATATCCAACGAGTTAAACACGCAAATAATAAATGACGTAATAAACACTTTGAAGGCCGGGGAAGAGGAGATGGAAGAATTTGAGGAGTAATTAACCTAATGCATTAATGCGCTTCACCCAGCATTAACTCTATGAACTCGGCAACACCCTTACCGCTTGGATTCCTTGTTATTAACTTAGCATGCTCCTTAGCTCTCCCTGTGGCGTTGCCCACAGCCACCCCTAATCCAACTACCTTAAAGGCCTCTGCGTCAATATCACTATCGCCTATGAAGGCTACTGTTGAGCAATCCACGTTAATTAACTCGCAAAGCCTCTTAATGGCAGTAGCCTTACTGCACTCAATAGGCCTAACGTGGATTGCATACCCGCTTGTCTCCACGGCATACGAATCCCCAACCCCCATTCTAATTAACTCATTCTTAATCTTCTCCACAACTTCGTAATTATCACCATTAACATCAAGTGTCATGTCAAGGTACCTACAGGGGTATTGGTAAGTCGGCCTTAACCCAAGTCTCTTAATTAATTCCTCAGTCACATCCCTAGCGCTCAGTGTGCTTAACATGACTGTTGCTGAACCTGCCTTAACTACGCAACCGTTCTCAGCAATTATTGGCGCATCGTTAAGGCCAATGTACTTAGCCAGCGCCTCTGCAACAATTAAGGCATTACCAGTTACTAAACCAATCCTAACCCTACCCCTAGCCCTTTGTATAGCCCTAATGGCTTCAGGATCCAGTGCTAAGTTACCCCTATCTATGGTTAATGTTCCATCAACGTCAAGTAGGAGTAGGTTAATGTTCATACCTATGAAGCCTCGGGTTTGAAGAATTAATAAGCCTTTACTTGATCATTAAGCTTAAGGGCAATTCCTGGATCATACTTAGCTAATGGTAGGTTCAGCGTTAACAGGATTAACCTAGGGTTCTAAGTATTTAAAGGGGGCTTTAATAGGCCTTAATGTGGATAGGCAGGTTAGCGTGGTTAATTATAGAGAATTGAAGAAGATACCGTACATACTTCTCCTTCTTCAGAATGGTGTCAATGACCATGGCTTCACAAGGATCAGTGTAAGTGATTTATCAAGACAGATGGGTACTACACCTCAAAACATCTCTAAGGTGCTTAGGAGACTGGAGAGGGAGGGATACATAGTGAGGAGTAGTGTTAAGGGTGAGGTAAGTGTAATGCTTAGTGAAAAGGGCAGTGCCTTACTGAGGAATTTAATGGACCTAATAGAGAACCTGCTAGGTAAGAACATAACCATAGTCCTAAGGGGTATTGTAGTAACCGGCTTTGGGGAGGGTAGTTACTACATTAGCCTAGAGGGCTATAGGAGGCAGTTCATTAGTAAACTTGGGTTTGACCCATATCCAGGTACATTGAATATTAAGCTGCTTGACCAGTACATGAAGTATAGGTTATACTTAGAGAGAGTACCTGGTGTGAGGATTGAGGGTTTCAGTAATGGTTCAAGAACATACGGGAGTGTTAAGGCGTTTAAATGCACCATAGGTGACATACCCTGTGGTGTATTGCTAATAGAGAGGACTTCACACGGCCCTGAGGTTATTGAGGTTGTGGCTCCGGTTAAGTTGAGGGATAGGCTTGGGCTTAAGGATGGTGATGACGTTACGATAAATATCCTGGTTTAATCAAGTTAGGTCAAACGGTAATGCTTTAAAATGCATAGTTAAGGAGATAGTTGGTGAGCAGAATGGCAGCTCAACAGGAGGCTACAATACTGGTTGGGAAGAAGCCTACAACAAACTACGTAATAGCCACGGTGATGCAGTTCAATCAGGGCAGCAGGAGGGTAATCCTCAAGGCCAGGGGATCAGCAATAGCGAGGGCGGTGGCAGCAGCCACAATGGTCCGCGACAGGTTCCTAGCGGGCCAGGTCGACATAAGGGAGGTTAAGCTACTAAGCGACAAGATAACTGGCCAGGGCGGAAAGGAAAGAGTCGTAGCGGCCGTTGAAATAGTGATTGAGAGGAAGTGAGGCTACCTGTAAAAAGCATCCTTCATCACCGGCGGCTTTTTTGCAGTTTCACCATAAATGTGAAATAAGCATTATCTTTAAGTAGGTTAAGAAACCATGTGGCATTATACGTTATCGGCACAGGCCCCTGGGACCCTGACTTAATCACGGTTAAGGCAATTAAGGCATTAGCTAAGGCTCAAGTAGTATACTATAGTTCACTTGTTAATCCTGAGGTAATTAGAAGATACGCACCTAGGGCTAAGTCAGTGTACATGGGGCACGTTAGGAGTGATGAACATGAGGAGTACGTTAAGGAGGCTATTGGATACGCTAAGAATGGGCTGGAGGTTGCCTTCCTTAAGAACGGTGATCCTTCATTATTCAGTAGGGGTGTTAGGATATGTAGGGAGGCTAGGGCTCAGGGAGTAAAGTGCACTATAATACCCGGGGTACCAAGCTTCACTGCAGCGGCTGCTGAATATGAACTGGAGTTGGGTGACCTAGTGACCCTAGTATCGTACCCTAACGTAACCAAGGGTGTGGCTAGGAGGACTACGGTATTATTCATGGCTTCTACGGTTCTCGATAAGATTAATGAATACTTAAAGAACGGCGCTAAGGCAGTGGTGGTTAGTAGGACAACATACCCTGATAGTAGTTTAATTAAGGTTAATGAACGTGATCAATTTAAGTTGAAGCCACCGATACCATCCTTAGTATTCATAATGAGTGATGGTGATGGAATTAACAGTACCTAGGCTAGTGGTATCCTCGTATAAGGGTAAGTCAGGGAAAACGCTAGTAACCTTAGCAGTAGCGTACGCGTTAACTAAGGCTGGATTCACCCCCTCAATCTTTAAGGCTGGTCCCGATTACATAGACGCAAGCCTTCATGGCTTAATCACTGGTTTACCAAGTAGAAACCTTGACTACGTCCTAATGGGTTACGGTATTGTTGAGAGGTTGCATAAGTACTCCATGGGAAGTGACCTAGCCTTAATAGAAGGGGTGGCTGGACTCTACGATAGCCCTAGTGGCATTGATGAATACGGTAGTACCGCTCAATTATCTAAGGTGCTTAAGGCTCCAGTTCTGCTTGTCATTAATGGTGAAAGAATAAATAGAACTACCGGAGCCTTGATTAGGGGGCTAAGGCAATTCGACCCTAGCGTTAAGCTTGTTGGCGCAGTATTAACTAACGTAACTTCAAGACAAGTGGATAAGTTAACTAGGATTATTGAAGAGGAGGGGCTTTCAGTGGTTGGCTTCATACCTAGGGATGAGGAGGTGGAGGAGACATTAAGGTATAGGCACCTTGGACTTATTCATGCCAGGGAGATGAATAAGGAATGGTTAATCAATGTAATTGACAAGGTATCTAGAAACATAAATACTGATGCAGTACTAGAACTGGCCAAGGAGTATTCTGAACCTTTAAAACTGAACCTTAACATTGATGACTCAATACCGATTACTAGAGGAGCACCAAAGATAGGCATTATGGCTGGTAGAGTCTTCACATTCTATTACCCCGAGACAATAGAGGAGGCGTACACACTGGGTAACGTTAAGTTCATTGATCCTGAAAGGGACAGTGAACTCAACGATATT
Proteins encoded:
- a CDS encoding CTP-dependent riboflavin kinase; translated protein: MPYILLLLQNGVNDHGFTRISVSDLSRQMGTTPQNISKVLRRLEREGYIVRSSVKGEVSVMLSEKGSALLRNLMDLIENLLGKNITIVLRGIVVTGFGEGSYYISLEGYRRQFISKLGFDPYPGTLNIKLLDQYMKYRLYLERVPGVRIEGFSNGSRTYGSVKAFKCTIGDIPCGVLLIERTSHGPEVIEVVAPVKLRDRLGLKDGDDVTINILV
- the albA gene encoding DNA-binding protein Alba encodes the protein MAAQQEATILVGKKPTTNYVIATVMQFNQGSRRVILKARGSAIARAVAAATMVRDRFLAGQVDIREVKLLSDKITGQGGKERVVAAVEIVIERK
- a CDS encoding DUF2286 domain-containing protein, which translates into the protein MVNESCVVARIRDYAIASNEVVNGRVFEVVKKIAVNLLNEWNPERGDFMILKDDRVIQIKLPLPSPELYDRLRNYNIRRSGDSAEATIPVYEIIYSSDWVGEGFKAEEAVLVFPFISNELNTQIINDVINTLKAGEEEMEEFEE
- a CDS encoding helix-turn-helix domain-containing protein, translating into MIRVLIKAYRNDCVVQNTLSNLNIDFNIIRININGDEATHLVSINRMLTDDHINALRDARLKVTRINEDLMWIKAPVCSSCRVLGNSGALVNEGSPLNDNVVVYEVLLPSRGYLRSVMREFTRNGVNAKIMMVENVKLTNLTRRQLEVLQLAYRRGLFNGKRRVSISDLAKELNITPATLSILLRKSIKKCLKFTSSTYPVVSKLIMMS
- a CDS encoding phosphoglycolate phosphatase, with amino-acid sequence MNINLLLLDVDGTLTIDRGNLALDPEAIRAIQRARGRVRIGLVTGNALIVAEALAKYIGLNDAPIIAENGCVVKAGSATVMLSTLSARDVTEELIKRLGLRPTYQYPCRYLDMTLDVNGDNYEVVEKIKNELIRMGVGDSYAVETSGYAIHVRPIECSKATAIKRLCELINVDCSTVAFIGDSDIDAEAFKVVGLGVAVGNATGRAKEHAKLITRNPSGKGVAEFIELMLGEAH
- a CDS encoding cbb3-type cytochrome c oxidase subunit I; its protein translation is MNGKSIWPIVVLGVTVFVYVVYGIMAYYTFTHLPPIPAKVVTQSGTVLFTSQDVIKGKYLFQKYGLMDYGSILGMGSYFGIDFTSYTMRILEDTAAHSLGFDTVPQGNATAMSIIKQELMPLKVDPITNGDVIVVSDEFAQGFYNVVKFYSWLLGPASEEFRLKPNLITNITDIRELAAYFTWSALIAMQGYTNGFPYMPGLLESTSNVTYASWITLFTIMLIVMPMAGYVVIKLMDYWHEPRLNIQLPPPDNTQRLALLAFLLAGVALGVQGLLGAYTMHLYADTSLYGINLTPILPFNISRALHYTLAVLWIAITWIAFSLFVFPYFGLNITKRQVLTIMVIGVAVSLGTLFGIWLSYLQLIPSPWWFIIGAQGRDVVTQGTLWLILLTAILGYVSYLWNKASRTAPEVLKPFAKILSIAIAGTAAGAFIGALPIIQPWPDFQVDEYFRWMTIHAFVEGFWPPIVVTVIVVLLVIAGLIPPKLGVVVSGMDATLEIVTGMIGTAHHYYFNGLPTFWMYVGAIISTLEAIPLGFVIIYVILLWRRGEVKTEFQKTLLTYALVAGIGGGIGVVAFGAGLINLPLLNYFLHDAQTTMAHAHLAFPLAYGLPSILMWIVAYYLSGAFSDRLLRYMRWAAVLYGVGFYLQALLSLLPLGVLQFEYELKYGYWFMKTLETPSGNPGFWQIPLVDEFIWLRMIGDLTAAAGIAIVLFSMLIYIRRGLKVPTGQ
- a CDS encoding PaREP1 family protein — translated: MEIPRSLSIELEKRGIDIIDVLAKVLNLDPPTVTSAHLELAERFLNEGKELVNKDPVQASEKLYKAAEEAVKAIAVALNLEEARRAGEINRWTTQLLFDAVDSASDKIGKRELRWWWGRVWILHVEGFHEARLRPDQVKRDLPDIESIVRLARELSRDKLH
- a CDS encoding SAM-dependent methyltransferase — its product is MALYVIGTGPWDPDLITVKAIKALAKAQVVYYSSLVNPEVIRRYAPRAKSVYMGHVRSDEHEEYVKEAIGYAKNGLEVAFLKNGDPSLFSRGVRICREARAQGVKCTIIPGVPSFTAAAAEYELELGDLVTLVSYPNVTKGVARRTTVLFMASTVLDKINEYLKNGAKAVVVSRTTYPDSSLIKVNERDQFKLKPPIPSLVFIMSDGDGINST
- a CDS encoding cobyrinate a,c-diamide synthase, with product MELTVPRLVVSSYKGKSGKTLVTLAVAYALTKAGFTPSIFKAGPDYIDASLHGLITGLPSRNLDYVLMGYGIVERLHKYSMGSDLALIEGVAGLYDSPSGIDEYGSTAQLSKVLKAPVLLVINGERINRTTGALIRGLRQFDPSVKLVGAVLTNVTSRQVDKLTRIIEEEGLSVVGFIPRDEEVEETLRYRHLGLIHAREMNKEWLINVIDKVSRNINTDAVLELAKEYSEPLKLNLNIDDSIPITRGAPKIGIMAGRVFTFYYPETIEEAYTLGNVKFIDPERDSELNDIDVLLIGGGFPEVYAKGLESNRALRSSVRRFVEKGGYLYAECGGLMYLTSSIIYNNNEYEMTGVIDALTIMLSKPIGHGYSSARVIKDTPIAPKGTVLRGHEFHYSKLILKREYELTIEYERGVGVNGRDGFLVNNAYAHYLHVHPYTFNVLNNIIKSWGIKSTSRP
- a CDS encoding hemerythrin domain-containing protein, translated to MANTNVEELVNNLMNNHEVIRASLGILDRMLNSGKLNTHDVGKLLDFYEQFVDGCHHVKEEEILFPAINMGLYPFENSPVSIMVMDHGIFRYLT